One region of Termitidicoccus mucosus genomic DNA includes:
- a CDS encoding D-2-hydroxyacid dehydrogenase: MSKKLKLYASHDAFYADAAPRARFEKACAELEVDLAWLPQNTPEADARAELNRSDIALGWPDPKWVLESSIAYFQCGSTGFEKYVGKGLETKPHFVMCNAAGTMSIPVAEHGIAMMLAGTRNLHVHAVDTVNRRFERRPPYREVFEKTACVCGLGNIGSEVARLCHGLGMTVIGVDIAKSHPIAKEIYPLEQLALAVSKADHVFITLPLTPQTTGCFNKKIFEAMRPGTSLYALARGAHYVIDDVVEALRNGRLGFAGLDVFTEEPLNPASPLWTAPNCLLTPHCSGRSVREHERLADLAIGNLKKFKAGEPLRNTVMKTA; this comes from the coding sequence ATGTCGAAGAAACTGAAATTATACGCCAGCCACGACGCCTTTTATGCGGACGCCGCGCCGCGCGCGCGCTTTGAAAAAGCCTGCGCGGAGCTGGAGGTGGATCTGGCCTGGCTGCCGCAGAACACGCCCGAGGCCGACGCCCGGGCGGAGCTCAACCGCAGCGACATCGCGCTGGGCTGGCCGGACCCGAAATGGGTGCTGGAAAGCAGCATCGCCTATTTCCAGTGCGGGAGCACCGGTTTTGAAAAATACGTGGGCAAGGGGCTGGAGACCAAGCCGCATTTCGTGATGTGCAACGCGGCGGGGACGATGTCCATCCCCGTGGCCGAGCACGGCATCGCGATGATGCTGGCGGGCACGCGCAACCTGCACGTGCACGCAGTGGACACGGTGAACCGGCGCTTCGAGCGCCGGCCCCCCTACCGCGAGGTGTTCGAGAAGACCGCCTGCGTGTGCGGCTTGGGCAACATCGGCAGCGAAGTGGCGCGCCTGTGCCACGGCCTGGGCATGACCGTGATCGGGGTGGACATCGCGAAGAGCCACCCCATCGCGAAAGAAATCTACCCGCTCGAGCAACTGGCCCTCGCGGTGTCGAAGGCCGACCATGTGTTCATCACGCTGCCGCTCACGCCGCAGACGACGGGCTGCTTCAACAAAAAGATCTTTGAGGCGATGCGTCCCGGAACCAGCCTGTATGCGCTGGCGCGGGGAGCGCACTACGTGATCGACGACGTGGTGGAGGCGCTGCGCAACGGCCGGCTCGGCTTTGCCGGGCTGGACGTGTTCACGGAGGAGCCGCTCAACCCGGCCAGCCCGCTGTGGACCGCGCCGAACTGCCTGCTCACGCCGCATTGCAGCGGACGCTCGGTGCGCGAGCACGAGCGGCTGGCCGACCTCGCCATCGGCAACCTGAAAAAATTCAAGGCGGGCGAGCCCTTGCGCAACACGGTGATGAAGACCGCCTGA
- a CDS encoding mandelate racemase/muconate lactonizing enzyme family protein, which translates to MKITAVKCLLLSAPYAIPGDLEREFCFADGHRTISVIKIETDEGLYGLGETYIGVFAPEATQAIVKQLEIDLIGRDPSDIAGIANILKLAIYYWGRFGMSASIAGGIEMALWDLKGKALGVPVHQLLGGKVHDHIPAYASGGNNKPFPELKEELIGYQKLGYGAVKIRINYLEPHEIVEKVAYSREVLGKGTGLGVDACQGVNPKAWNYKEAISIVRSLEPYNLLFVEEPCEVTDYKGFAKIRAGTDCIIAGGETVSSFPEAENYLEAGALDLFQPDAAIIGGISAFRRIAQMCERKFIKIAVHTWAGGVGIMGNYHAAFASPNCTILELPNNPFPLREEFLVKPLTLVNGGIAAPTEPGLGVKLPEDVEKRYPYRPGSFYSTVGYPKKNLAALKK; encoded by the coding sequence ATGAAAATCACAGCAGTAAAATGCCTTCTCCTTTCGGCGCCCTACGCCATTCCCGGCGACCTGGAGCGCGAATTTTGCTTCGCCGACGGCCACCGCACCATCTCGGTGATTAAAATAGAGACCGACGAGGGTCTCTACGGTCTCGGCGAGACCTACATCGGCGTCTTCGCGCCCGAGGCCACGCAGGCCATCGTGAAGCAGCTCGAAATCGACCTCATCGGCCGCGATCCATCGGATATCGCCGGCATCGCCAATATCCTCAAGCTCGCCATCTACTACTGGGGCCGTTTCGGCATGTCCGCCAGCATTGCGGGCGGCATCGAGATGGCGCTCTGGGATCTCAAGGGCAAGGCGCTCGGCGTCCCCGTCCACCAGCTGCTCGGCGGCAAGGTGCACGATCACATCCCCGCCTACGCCAGCGGCGGCAACAACAAGCCCTTCCCCGAGCTCAAGGAGGAGCTGATCGGATATCAGAAACTCGGATACGGAGCGGTCAAGATCCGCATCAACTACCTGGAGCCGCACGAGATCGTCGAGAAGGTCGCCTACTCGCGCGAGGTGCTCGGCAAGGGCACCGGCCTCGGCGTGGACGCCTGCCAGGGCGTGAACCCGAAGGCATGGAATTACAAGGAGGCCATCTCCATCGTCCGTTCGCTCGAACCCTACAACCTTCTCTTCGTCGAGGAACCCTGCGAGGTCACCGACTACAAGGGCTTCGCGAAAATCCGCGCCGGGACGGACTGCATCATCGCGGGCGGCGAGACCGTCTCCAGCTTCCCCGAGGCGGAAAACTACCTCGAGGCCGGCGCGCTCGATCTCTTCCAGCCCGACGCGGCCATCATCGGCGGCATCTCCGCCTTCCGCCGCATCGCGCAGATGTGCGAGCGCAAGTTTATTAAAATCGCCGTCCACACCTGGGCCGGCGGCGTCGGCATCATGGGCAACTATCACGCCGCATTCGCCTCGCCGAACTGCACCATCCTCGAGCTTCCGAACAATCCGTTTCCGCTGCGCGAGGAGTTCCTCGTCAAGCCGCTCACGCTCGTCAACGGCGGCATCGCGGCCCCGACCGAGCCGGGCCTCGGCGTGAAGCTCCCCGAGGATGTCGAAAAACGCTATCCCTACCGCCCCGGCTCCTTCTACAGCACGGTCGGTTATCCGAAGAAGAACCTCGCCGCGCTCAAGAAATAA
- a CDS encoding sialidase family protein, producing MAAAVLALLLSRASAFETDVYTSGRDGYAYYRIPAIIKAADGSLLAFCEGRVKSRSDRGDIDLLVKRSTDGGRTWGPAILVWDDGGNTCGNPCPVLDETTGFVWLFASHNLGADTQEAISNGESAGTRTVWATHSKDNGLTWEPMEELTMDVKHPDWRWYATGPGIGIQIKNGPHAGRLVVPICHGNPRAAGVFYSDDHGKTWKPGKDMRGLVGETQVVEGFGSPGKLILNMRSGYPHGCRTQSVSADGGVTWGKPQQVAEQTDPPCQGSILRWEDAALPGGGLLLFSNPAGKKKRVQMTVRASTDDGKTWPGSLLLHKGPSAYSCLVRVDEKTAACLYEKGAGGELYKKITFQTFSPGDLKAE from the coding sequence ATGGCTGCGGCGGTCCTCGCGCTTCTTTTGTCCAGGGCGTCCGCATTCGAGACGGATGTCTATACGAGCGGCCGTGATGGTTATGCGTATTATCGTATTCCCGCGATTATAAAGGCGGCCGACGGCTCGCTGCTCGCGTTTTGCGAGGGCCGGGTGAAAAGCAGGTCCGACCGCGGAGACATCGACCTGCTGGTCAAGCGTTCCACTGACGGCGGCAGAACCTGGGGCCCCGCCATCCTCGTCTGGGACGACGGCGGCAACACCTGCGGCAATCCCTGCCCGGTGCTCGATGAGACGACCGGATTTGTCTGGCTGTTCGCGTCGCACAACCTCGGCGCCGACACGCAGGAGGCGATTTCGAACGGCGAGTCCGCCGGCACGCGCACCGTCTGGGCGACGCATTCCAAGGATAACGGCCTCACGTGGGAACCCATGGAGGAACTCACCATGGACGTGAAGCATCCCGACTGGCGCTGGTATGCGACCGGCCCCGGCATCGGCATACAAATCAAAAACGGGCCGCATGCCGGGCGGCTCGTGGTCCCCATCTGCCACGGCAATCCGCGCGCCGCCGGTGTGTTTTATTCCGACGATCACGGAAAAACGTGGAAGCCCGGCAAGGACATGCGCGGCCTGGTCGGCGAGACCCAGGTGGTCGAGGGATTCGGGTCGCCCGGGAAATTGATATTGAACATGCGCAGCGGCTACCCGCACGGCTGCCGCACGCAGTCTGTCAGCGCCGACGGCGGCGTGACCTGGGGCAAACCGCAACAGGTCGCCGAGCAGACCGATCCGCCCTGCCAGGGCAGCATTCTGCGCTGGGAAGACGCCGCGCTGCCGGGCGGCGGTCTGCTGTTGTTTTCCAATCCCGCCGGCAAAAAGAAACGCGTGCAAATGACCGTCCGCGCCAGCACCGACGACGGGAAAACCTGGCCCGGGTCGTTGCTGCTGCACAAGGGGCCGTCCGCCTATTCCTGCCTCGTGCGCGTCGATGAGAAAACCGCCGCCTGCCTTTATGAAAAGGGCGCGGGCGGCGAATTGTATAAGAAAATCACATTCCAGACCTTCTCGCCCGGCGATCTGAAGGCCGAATAA
- a CDS encoding sodium:solute symporter family transporter — MTSPKKLIFTLCCLFGAAILTASAQEAALPSREKPVLTWEQLPSIPDREGFAGSYGGVAGGALVVAGGSNFPDQRPWEGGTKVWYDTIYTLEPGAREWHVGGRLPRAGGYGLSFPWKDGFVMFGGGDAAGHFDDAWFVTREKDGKFKFSALPKMPRPLSCQAGAIIRGIVYIAGGLTVPEANASEAANVFYSLDLNNTAAGWKELPPCPGGGRFLAAAGVIVTATGPAFYLFGGTQLVPDDDGKPVREYLRDAWSFHPELGWKQLAGLPRASVAPPSPAVPVGQTHLFVLGGDDGLQRNLVGAQQTQHKGFPRDVLAYHSITDTWTRVGEVPFSLVTTSMVPWNGGFVVTGGERMPGTRSPEVWKATVIETKATFGWVNYATLAGYLLGMVGIGWVCTRRNKNTDDYFKAGGRIPWWAAGMAIYATMLSSLTFMAIPAKAYATDWTFIWANLPILLIAPVLISVYLPFFRRLNITSAYEYLEKRFSLPVRIYGSAAFILFQVGRQAIVLLLPSIALATVSDLDVSTCIILMGVLCVVYTVMGGMEAVIWTDVAQTFLLLGAALISFIMIAFGSEGGLAGFWSTAVENNKFHLFNFTWSPTTAANAFWVILIGNIFAQLVPYTSDQAVVQRYMTTDSEKKAARSIWFNALLAIPSTILFFIIGTALFVFYKAHPDKLDPSQATDSIFPAYIVQNLPVGIAGLVIAGVFAAAQSTVSGSLNSVVTAIMTDFYERFGGRAKDAAALRLARVLTALLGAFATVCALVLAKLNLASLWDAYSSLVGLAASGLAGLFALGIFTKRASGVGALCGAVASIAVLAYVQHCTQLHFFLYAAIGMLTCFIVGWVCSLVFPSRKDTTGLTFGTIKK, encoded by the coding sequence ATGACATCCCCCAAGAAACTCATTTTCACGCTCTGTTGTTTGTTCGGAGCCGCCATCCTGACGGCCTCCGCGCAGGAGGCCGCCCTGCCTTCGCGGGAGAAGCCGGTGCTCACATGGGAACAACTGCCCTCCATCCCCGACAGGGAAGGCTTTGCCGGCAGCTACGGCGGCGTGGCCGGCGGCGCGCTCGTGGTCGCGGGCGGCTCCAACTTCCCCGACCAGCGTCCGTGGGAGGGCGGCACGAAAGTCTGGTATGACACCATTTACACCCTCGAGCCCGGCGCCAGGGAATGGCATGTGGGCGGCAGGCTCCCGCGCGCGGGCGGCTACGGCTTGTCGTTCCCGTGGAAGGACGGCTTTGTGATGTTTGGCGGCGGCGACGCCGCCGGGCACTTCGACGACGCGTGGTTCGTCACCCGCGAGAAGGACGGCAAATTCAAGTTCTCCGCCCTGCCGAAGATGCCCAGGCCGCTCTCCTGCCAGGCGGGCGCGATCATCAGGGGCATTGTATATATCGCGGGCGGGCTGACGGTTCCCGAGGCCAATGCGAGCGAGGCCGCGAATGTGTTTTACAGTCTGGATTTGAACAACACCGCCGCCGGCTGGAAGGAGCTCCCGCCGTGCCCGGGCGGCGGGCGTTTCCTGGCCGCCGCGGGTGTGATCGTCACCGCGACCGGCCCGGCGTTTTATCTGTTCGGAGGCACCCAGCTCGTCCCCGATGACGACGGAAAACCCGTTCGCGAATATCTCCGCGACGCCTGGAGTTTCCATCCCGAGCTTGGCTGGAAACAGCTCGCCGGCCTGCCGCGCGCGTCGGTCGCGCCGCCGTCGCCCGCGGTGCCGGTCGGCCAGACGCATCTGTTTGTGCTCGGCGGCGACGACGGCTTGCAGCGCAATCTCGTCGGCGCGCAGCAGACGCAGCACAAGGGTTTTCCGCGCGACGTGCTCGCCTATCACAGCATCACCGACACCTGGACGCGCGTGGGCGAGGTTCCCTTCTCGCTGGTCACGACATCGATGGTGCCGTGGAACGGCGGTTTTGTCGTCACCGGCGGCGAACGCATGCCGGGCACGCGGTCGCCCGAGGTCTGGAAGGCGACGGTCATCGAGACCAAGGCGACCTTCGGCTGGGTCAACTACGCCACCCTCGCCGGCTATTTGCTGGGCATGGTGGGCATCGGCTGGGTGTGCACGCGCCGCAACAAAAACACCGACGACTACTTCAAGGCCGGCGGACGTATTCCATGGTGGGCCGCGGGCATGGCCATTTACGCGACGATGCTCAGCTCGCTTACCTTCATGGCGATTCCCGCCAAAGCCTACGCGACCGACTGGACCTTCATCTGGGCAAACCTTCCCATCCTGCTCATCGCGCCGGTGTTGATTTCCGTTTACCTGCCGTTTTTCCGCCGTCTGAACATAACCTCGGCGTATGAATATCTGGAAAAGCGCTTCAGCCTGCCCGTGCGCATATACGGAAGCGCCGCATTTATATTATTCCAGGTGGGGCGCCAGGCCATCGTGCTCCTGCTTCCGTCCATCGCGCTCGCCACGGTGAGCGACCTGGACGTGAGCACCTGCATCATCCTCATGGGTGTGCTCTGCGTGGTCTATACCGTGATGGGCGGCATGGAGGCCGTCATCTGGACGGACGTCGCGCAGACGTTCCTGCTGCTGGGCGCGGCATTGATCAGTTTCATCATGATTGCGTTCGGCTCGGAGGGCGGCCTGGCCGGGTTCTGGAGCACCGCGGTCGAAAACAATAAATTCCATCTGTTTAATTTCACCTGGAGCCCGACCACGGCGGCCAATGCATTTTGGGTTATATTGATAGGCAACATATTCGCGCAGCTCGTCCCCTACACCAGCGACCAGGCCGTGGTGCAGCGCTATATGACGACCGACAGCGAAAAGAAGGCCGCGCGCTCCATCTGGTTCAACGCCCTCCTTGCGATTCCCTCCACCATTTTATTTTTTATCATCGGCACGGCCCTGTTCGTATTTTACAAGGCGCATCCGGACAAGCTGGACCCGTCGCAGGCGACCGATTCCATTTTCCCCGCGTATATTGTGCAGAATCTCCCGGTCGGCATCGCGGGGCTGGTCATTGCCGGCGTGTTTGCCGCGGCCCAGTCCACGGTGTCGGGCAGCCTGAACAGCGTGGTCACGGCGATCATGACCGACTTTTACGAACGCTTTGGCGGCAGGGCGAAGGACGCCGCCGCGCTTCGCCTGGCGCGCGTGCTCACGGCGCTGCTCGGGGCGTTCGCCACCGTCTGCGCGCTCGTGCTCGCCAAGCTCAACCTCGCCTCACTCTGGGATGCCTATAGCAGCCTGGTCGGTCTTGCCGCCAGCGGCCTCGCCGGGCTTTTCGCCTTGGGGATCTTTACAAAACGCGCCAGCGGTGTCGGCGCGCTGTGCGGCGCCGTCGCGAGCATCGCGGTATTGGCCTATGTGCAGCATTGCACCCAGCTTCACTTTTTCCTCTATGCCGCCATAGGCATGCTCACATGCTTCATCGTCGGCTGGGTGTGCAGCCTCGTCTTTCCGTCGCGCAAGGACACCACTGGCCTGACTTTCGGCACGATCAAGAAGTAG
- a CDS encoding TonB-dependent siderophore receptor, which produces MKIQSYITPAALWLLALSAAPLARGQSTTAPDNGTAPDDEVVQLSAFEVTTSKDVGYQSMSSADVMRMDTPISDIPMNVNVLNEEFINDLMARDIDDILIYDPSIAKSGDSEGFMMRGILSANTVFLNGFPLTGGIGVTQLANIERVTIIKGPNAVIFGPGGFGGVVNRETKRPRPSRQSSARAIYGTLGLWRGEFDTNIPLDAGKKYLLRLNAEWEDGTVASPWSTFRKETSAGAAFTWTPTRATKLNIEYFYNKLQRQNLWSAPILNGDPDGMIVGGTVAVNPETGRKELVQGGTYLTYGNRRMNLVEPDDMRDTQRHIGMVDFQHAFNNRLQLRSQFLYEKQKQANAETAPDAGGLIILKDAALLPRRATSDDRDYDNYQWRNELSAKFDTGPVYHRVLVGLSYMDQRMFMDQKVTSYNFGGITNATYLNRDPSLGIIPVGQQKYDNTGIVGPNQSVSNVLTPDGKDYRDLTIDKVLEDPTLAGLNPHLVMPINIFDREKSFARNTPVLFPSILRDTTTRNTEVYLTDIFSFWENRVFVNIGARYARNYQGRWDWVSGNAVQPAATKIERWDDGVAHNAGAVWHIDSAGRFSLYGNLNRSFSPQAQARPTVDGGFLDPETGQQREIGLKINLADGRVQGLVTWYHIEHNNTSAADPENSGFFVPVLGRKTEGIEVGYNLRPTDNWNLFGGYALTETKDDPRYKRYIASMDRMPRHSFTMLSRWNNFPVKGMSLRLGLIYNGERNLAETNLNASRRDEPVWGPVPATWQVDAGITYNFKLTPKNRKSPQVRLALNAKNILDETDIMTFASEYQWRTRAGRVVEFSCGITFY; this is translated from the coding sequence ATGAAAATACAATCCTACATCACCCCTGCCGCGCTTTGGCTGCTTGCGCTGTCGGCGGCGCCTTTGGCCCGGGGCCAGAGCACGACGGCCCCCGATAATGGAACCGCGCCCGACGACGAGGTGGTCCAACTTTCCGCCTTCGAGGTGACGACCTCGAAGGACGTGGGCTACCAGTCGATGAGCAGCGCCGACGTGATGCGCATGGACACGCCGATATCGGACATCCCGATGAACGTGAACGTGCTCAACGAGGAGTTTATCAACGACCTCATGGCGCGTGACATCGACGACATTCTGATTTACGATCCCTCGATTGCCAAATCCGGTGACAGCGAGGGTTTCATGATGCGCGGCATTCTAAGCGCCAACACCGTCTTCCTCAATGGATTTCCTCTTACGGGCGGGATTGGCGTCACACAGTTGGCCAATATAGAACGCGTTACTATTATCAAGGGGCCCAACGCCGTCATTTTCGGTCCCGGCGGCTTTGGCGGCGTGGTCAACCGCGAGACCAAGCGCCCGCGTCCCTCGCGCCAGTCGTCGGCCCGCGCCATCTACGGGACGCTCGGCCTGTGGCGCGGGGAGTTCGACACCAACATCCCGCTGGACGCCGGGAAAAAATACCTCCTCCGCCTGAACGCGGAATGGGAGGACGGCACGGTTGCATCCCCGTGGAGCACCTTCCGCAAGGAAACCAGCGCGGGCGCGGCCTTCACCTGGACTCCCACCAGGGCCACCAAGCTGAATATCGAGTATTTTTATAACAAACTGCAGCGGCAGAATCTTTGGAGCGCGCCCATCCTGAACGGCGACCCCGATGGAATGATTGTGGGCGGCACCGTCGCGGTGAATCCGGAAACAGGGCGGAAGGAACTCGTGCAGGGCGGCACCTATCTTACTTATGGCAACCGGCGGATGAATCTTGTCGAACCCGATGACATGCGTGACACCCAGCGTCATATCGGCATGGTCGATTTTCAGCACGCCTTTAATAACAGACTCCAGCTCCGCTCCCAGTTCCTGTATGAAAAACAAAAACAGGCCAACGCGGAGACCGCGCCGGACGCCGGCGGGTTGATCATCCTCAAGGACGCCGCACTGCTGCCACGTCGCGCCACGTCCGACGACCGGGACTATGACAATTACCAGTGGCGCAACGAGCTTTCCGCCAAGTTCGACACCGGCCCGGTGTATCACCGCGTGCTGGTCGGGCTGTCGTATATGGACCAGCGGATGTTCATGGACCAAAAGGTCACGTCGTATAATTTCGGGGGAATCACCAACGCCACTTACCTTAATCGCGATCCCAGCCTTGGCATTATTCCCGTGGGCCAGCAAAAATATGACAATACCGGCATCGTCGGTCCGAACCAATCCGTTTCAAACGTGCTGACCCCAGACGGGAAGGACTACCGGGATCTCACTATTGACAAGGTGCTCGAAGACCCGACGCTGGCGGGGCTGAATCCGCATCTGGTCATGCCGATTAACATATTCGACCGGGAAAAATCGTTCGCCCGCAACACCCCGGTGCTGTTTCCCTCCATACTGCGCGACACCACCACGCGCAACACGGAGGTGTATTTGACTGATATTTTTTCCTTCTGGGAGAACAGGGTTTTTGTGAACATCGGCGCGCGTTATGCCCGCAATTATCAAGGCCGCTGGGACTGGGTGTCCGGCAACGCGGTGCAGCCGGCCGCCACGAAAATCGAGCGGTGGGACGACGGTGTCGCCCACAATGCCGGGGCCGTGTGGCATATCGACTCAGCCGGGCGGTTCTCATTATACGGAAACCTCAACCGCTCCTTCTCACCCCAGGCGCAGGCCCGTCCGACGGTTGACGGCGGCTTTCTCGATCCCGAGACCGGGCAGCAGCGCGAAATCGGACTAAAAATAAACCTCGCGGACGGCCGCGTGCAGGGGCTCGTGACTTGGTATCATATCGAGCATAACAACACATCGGCCGCTGACCCGGAAAACTCCGGCTTCTTCGTCCCCGTTCTCGGGCGAAAGACCGAGGGTATCGAGGTCGGCTATAATTTGCGCCCCACCGACAACTGGAATTTGTTCGGCGGCTACGCGCTCACGGAAACGAAGGACGATCCCCGCTACAAACGCTATATTGCCAGCATGGACCGGATGCCGAGGCACTCGTTCACTATGTTGTCCCGCTGGAACAATTTTCCCGTCAAGGGCATGTCTCTCCGGCTGGGGTTGATTTATAATGGCGAGCGCAACCTCGCGGAGACCAATCTAAACGCCTCGCGCCGGGACGAGCCGGTTTGGGGGCCGGTCCCCGCCACGTGGCAGGTGGACGCCGGCATCACCTATAATTTCAAGCTCACGCCGAAAAACCGCAAAAGCCCGCAAGTCCGGCTTGCGCTTAACGCCAAGAATATTCTCGACGAAACCGATATCATGACTTTCGCCAGCGAATACCAATGGAGGACCCGCGCGGGCCGCGTCGTCGAGTTTTCCTGCGGCATCACATTTTATTAA